The Kordia sp. SMS9 genome window below encodes:
- a CDS encoding DUF3574 domain-containing protein, protein MKIYLRTLIIIVITASFVGCGTSKFQSNYIKTELYFGLSKKNGIVTEKEWNAFKVDYISKRFSGYTEIQTKGFWTNPKGETVSENSRLIIYLNKGSKQDSLDIVYVINNYKQLFDQESVLKIDTPVRAFFK, encoded by the coding sequence ATGAAAATTTATTTAAGAACGCTCATTATCATTGTCATTACCGCATCTTTTGTTGGATGTGGCACTTCTAAGTTTCAATCAAATTATATTAAAACAGAACTGTATTTTGGACTTTCCAAAAAGAATGGAATCGTTACAGAAAAAGAATGGAATGCATTTAAAGTCGATTATATCAGCAAACGATTTTCTGGCTATACAGAAATACAAACTAAAGGTTTTTGGACCAACCCAAAAGGTGAAACGGTTTCAGAAAACTCCAGATTGATCATTTATCTCAACAAAGGCAGCAAACAAGACAGCTTGGATATTGTCTACGTCATTAACAATTACAAACAATTATTCGATCAAGAATCTGTATTAAAAATTGATACACCTGTGCGTGCTTTTTTTAAGTAG
- a CDS encoding alkene reductase has translation MTQKPLLQPYTSKNLQLKNRVIMAPMTRSRANTNGNVPTDDLHGIYYEQRASAGLIITEGAQVSQEAVGYIHTPGIYSKAQVEGWKKVTKRVHDHGGKIFIQLWHVGRISHPDFHNGKLPVAPSAINPNRKSYTPAGFKDTVTPRAMTQTDIDSTIQDFVNAGKNAMEAGFDGVEVHSSNGYLFHQFFTNCSNVRTDKYGGSIENNARFFFETLDAMKAAMPEQKIGVRFNPSLHGMSGITIDSATIPTFEYIIKKLNDYDLAYVHLSEPFTDVSDVEHAVTNIATHFRPLYNGTLMINTDFDQEKGNKVIEDGEADLVAYGKPYISNPDLVERFEHVIPLADWDADTFYTTGKKGYTDYPKAEIDSQ, from the coding sequence ATGACGCAAAAACCACTTTTACAACCGTATACTTCCAAAAATTTACAACTCAAAAACAGAGTCATTATGGCGCCAATGACGCGCAGTAGAGCCAATACTAACGGAAACGTACCAACGGATGATTTACACGGAATCTACTACGAACAAAGAGCTTCAGCGGGATTAATTATTACAGAAGGTGCTCAGGTTTCCCAAGAAGCGGTCGGATACATTCACACACCCGGAATTTACTCAAAAGCACAAGTAGAAGGTTGGAAAAAAGTAACGAAACGCGTGCATGATCACGGTGGAAAAATCTTTATTCAATTGTGGCATGTAGGACGAATTTCGCATCCTGATTTCCACAATGGCAAATTGCCAGTAGCGCCTTCTGCCATCAATCCGAATCGAAAATCATATACACCAGCAGGTTTTAAAGATACCGTAACGCCACGCGCCATGACACAAACAGATATTGACAGCACCATTCAAGACTTTGTCAATGCTGGGAAAAACGCCATGGAAGCAGGTTTTGATGGCGTAGAAGTGCATTCGTCCAACGGATATTTATTTCATCAGTTTTTTACCAACTGTTCCAATGTACGAACCGATAAATATGGCGGAAGTATTGAAAATAATGCACGGTTTTTCTTTGAAACATTGGACGCGATGAAAGCAGCAATGCCCGAACAGAAAATTGGCGTCCGTTTCAATCCGTCGTTGCATGGAATGTCGGGAATTACGATAGATTCAGCAACCATTCCCACGTTTGAATATATTATTAAAAAACTCAACGACTACGATTTGGCGTATGTGCATTTGTCCGAACCTTTTACTGATGTGTCTGATGTAGAACACGCCGTCACAAATATAGCAACACATTTTCGACCTTTATACAATGGAACTTTGATGATCAATACAGATTTTGATCAAGAAAAAGGAAATAAAGTTATAGAAGATGGAGAAGCTGATTTGGTGGCGTATGGAAAACCATACATTTCCAATCCAGACTTGGTAGAACGTTTTGAACATGTAATTCCGTTGGCTGATTGGGATGCAGATACTTTTTATACTACAGGCAAAAAAGGATATACAGATTATCCGAAAGCAGAAATTGATTCGCAGTGA
- a CDS encoding cold-shock protein translates to MSKGTVKFFNDTKGFGFITEEGSNKEHFVHISGLVDEVREGDEVEFDLTEGRKGLNAVNVKVI, encoded by the coding sequence ATGAGTAAAGGAACAGTAAAATTCTTCAATGATACCAAAGGGTTTGGATTCATCACTGAAGAAGGATCAAACAAAGAACATTTTGTACACATTTCAGGATTAGTTGACGAAGTTCGCGAAGGTGACGAAGTTGAATTTGACCTCACAGAAGGTAGGAAAGGATTAAACGCAGTAAACGTAAAAGTTATCTAA
- a CDS encoding cold-shock protein, with protein MGRSQQTFNKTEKVKKRLKKKEEKRKKMAARKAEAKESGKKGIEFAYVDHNGNLTDTPPDPSQKVKYEAESIEISIPKTLESDKEEIDPIRKGKVSFFNSSKGFGFIIDAENNEKYFTHISGIIDDIDENDKVTFELEQGKKGLNAVNVTLIKE; from the coding sequence ATGGGTAGATCACAACAAACATTTAATAAAACTGAAAAGGTAAAAAAACGATTAAAGAAGAAAGAAGAGAAGCGCAAAAAAATGGCTGCGCGAAAAGCCGAAGCAAAAGAAAGTGGAAAGAAAGGTATTGAGTTCGCGTATGTGGACCACAATGGAAATCTAACAGATACGCCGCCTGATCCATCTCAAAAAGTGAAATACGAAGCTGAATCCATCGAAATAAGTATTCCCAAAACGTTGGAAAGCGACAAAGAAGAAATTGATCCAATTCGCAAAGGAAAAGTCTCTTTCTTCAACAGTTCTAAAGGATTTGGCTTTATCATAGATGCTGAAAATAATGAAAAATACTTCACACATATCAGTGGAATTATTGATGACATTGACGAAAATGATAAAGTAACTTTTGAACTAGAACAAGGAAAAAAAGGGCTGAATGCCGTAAATGTTACCTTGATAAAAGAATAA